One stretch of Desulfovibrio sp. UCD-KL4C DNA includes these proteins:
- the traT gene encoding complement resistance protein TraT, which produces MTNKKIIFTALVAIVGLTIILSGCQSRQRMGMIREKGTGLMYGSYMNGNLFMDPSQFSNPTIKLSIRNTSGDPAIDLKALRNDIEQAYRDKGYKITKGKNYGIHIDINMRYSGQISSNMAIEYGLMGAAAGGYVGSKSPSTVDGAILGTAGGATVGTILGSYSTEDTYIMVADVAIGLVDTLAKRKKYVINFGDTQIKKYDEDTGFTAYRASERSQVAVYAGGDNTPQSKIVNGVTLRFKRILEDAI; this is translated from the coding sequence ATGACAAATAAAAAAATAATTTTCACAGCGCTTGTAGCAATAGTAGGTTTAACAATTATTCTCTCCGGATGTCAGTCCAGACAGCGCATGGGAATGATCAGAGAAAAAGGCACAGGGTTGATGTATGGCTCATATATGAATGGCAACCTGTTCATGGATCCGTCCCAATTTTCTAACCCAACAATTAAGCTTTCTATCCGCAATACCTCCGGTGATCCTGCGATAGATCTCAAAGCTCTACGTAACGACATCGAGCAGGCATATAGAGATAAAGGATATAAAATTACTAAAGGTAAAAATTACGGTATCCATATCGATATCAATATGCGCTACTCAGGTCAGATTTCATCAAATATGGCCATCGAATATGGCTTGATGGGTGCTGCTGCCGGAGGTTATGTTGGAAGCAAAAGCCCGAGTACTGTGGATGGAGCGATTCTCGGCACAGCCGGAGGAGCTACAGTCGGAACCATCCTAGGAAGCTACTCTACCGAAGATACATACATTATGGTCGCCGACGTTGCTATCGGACTAGTTGATACACTTGCCAAGAGAAAAAAATACGTAATCAACTTTGGCGATACTCAAATTAAAAAATATGACGAAGATACTGGATTCACAGCTTATCGTGCCAGCGAACGGTCACAAGTAGCGGTTTATGCTGGCGGTGATAACACTCCCCAGTCTAAAATAGTCAACGGTGTTACCTTAAGGTTTAAAAGAATACTTGAAGACGCAATATAA
- a CDS encoding S1C family serine protease encodes MRLKFSGLLILLLIMMTAISGCKTAGTGTGGDAKYSMFFTPADHITQLVQQNELIKAENVWKQNKVFFKNNPETQTQLENLASSIKLMFQPKLAASKARIDSIKWPVPAEQWPAIKGSLSDAEKMIATVSSDSLLTAFNQSPIELSQLKSTTAEKTKLITDGAAATFHNYPLLTGKNFFDSYPVALSNSEFLDSQAKFFTKIILTAKGTGVPHLMKTYDSDLSEKFKTHLAEQYYKNALRRITGKKTPSLRAIVKALQVTKSAGFKISEIPGCKIAFVRVTSKSLLNQHGIEFGLGIDVDMPINAEQAEANGMFNSQTAKDADIVILINEAVSKINRKTTGYRAEKSQLITGYREVYNNDYDKAQMLYQTAQNLNNNLQYRINQCRNSGLVGGFVLLSMQSEIDMNNKRFTTAQANATNTPRMLNKPILQKYKYKVVSVNDAKLASVQYYIIDRRSKSYYENHFDITQERTFKVAYGVQDEDPKAESILSKFKTEKDLGNYEKQPVSVRLSDILNHYASQRGKDKRYKNIAQIQKSILNDRNEALAEFYSNKYTSDTSNDPRFDSVVVVLNPQGSLGSGFYVTDDIVLTNFHVVEGSNFAEMKLHNNMETFGKVMVYDMNRDLALIKMQTRGKPVTFYTGKSLPAGVTLEAIGHPEGYPYTITRGVFSAYRDLKGMGPAPSGHKVRYIQTDAPINHGNSGGPLFYKDKLVGVNTWGLSKDATEGLNFSIHYAEVIDFLKQNGVMYRK; translated from the coding sequence GTGAGACTTAAGTTTTCAGGGTTACTGATTCTATTACTGATAATGATGACAGCTATATCCGGTTGTAAAACAGCTGGAACAGGCACTGGCGGAGACGCGAAATATTCAATGTTTTTCACGCCTGCTGACCATATAACTCAACTGGTTCAGCAAAATGAACTGATTAAAGCTGAAAACGTCTGGAAACAGAATAAAGTTTTTTTTAAAAACAACCCTGAAACACAGACTCAACTAGAAAATCTTGCCTCATCTATAAAGCTCATGTTTCAACCGAAACTGGCTGCCTCAAAAGCTCGTATAGATTCAATTAAATGGCCCGTCCCAGCTGAGCAGTGGCCCGCAATCAAAGGCAGCCTCTCAGACGCTGAAAAAATGATTGCAACGGTTTCTTCTGATTCTTTACTCACTGCTTTTAATCAAAGCCCTATAGAACTGTCCCAACTTAAATCAACTACTGCTGAAAAAACAAAACTAATTACTGACGGCGCAGCAGCAACATTTCATAATTATCCGCTTCTCACCGGAAAAAATTTTTTCGATTCCTACCCCGTGGCCCTTAGCAATTCAGAATTTCTGGATTCACAGGCAAAGTTCTTTACTAAAATCATTCTTACAGCAAAAGGAACAGGCGTTCCTCATTTGATGAAAACCTACGATTCTGATCTTTCAGAAAAGTTTAAGACTCACCTAGCTGAACAATACTATAAAAATGCACTCCGCAGAATTACCGGTAAGAAAACTCCTTCCTTACGTGCTATAGTAAAAGCACTGCAGGTCACAAAAAGTGCCGGATTCAAGATTTCTGAAATTCCAGGCTGTAAAATTGCTTTTGTAAGAGTTACCAGCAAAAGTCTGCTTAATCAGCACGGTATTGAGTTCGGACTTGGTATTGATGTAGACATGCCTATTAACGCAGAACAAGCCGAAGCTAATGGGATGTTCAACTCACAAACAGCTAAAGATGCTGATATTGTAATTCTGATTAACGAGGCTGTTTCCAAAATTAATCGTAAAACAACAGGCTATAGAGCTGAAAAGAGTCAACTCATAACTGGATACCGCGAAGTTTATAACAACGACTACGATAAGGCACAAATGCTGTATCAGACAGCTCAAAACCTTAATAACAATCTGCAATATAGAATTAATCAGTGCAGAAACAGCGGCCTTGTTGGTGGCTTCGTACTATTATCAATGCAATCTGAAATTGATATGAACAACAAACGTTTCACTACAGCACAGGCTAATGCAACCAATACTCCGCGCATGCTTAACAAGCCTATTTTACAAAAATATAAATATAAAGTTGTATCAGTAAACGATGCAAAACTGGCATCGGTACAATACTACATAATCGACCGTCGCAGTAAGTCTTATTATGAGAACCATTTTGATATAACGCAAGAACGCACTTTTAAAGTCGCTTACGGTGTTCAAGACGAAGATCCAAAAGCGGAATCAATCTTATCCAAATTCAAGACCGAAAAAGACCTTGGAAATTATGAGAAACAGCCTGTAAGTGTACGTTTATCAGATATTTTAAATCACTATGCTTCGCAAAGAGGCAAGGATAAAAGATACAAGAACATTGCTCAAATTCAAAAATCTATTCTTAATGACCGCAACGAGGCCTTAGCTGAATTCTATTCCAACAAATATACTTCCGACACTTCAAATGATCCGCGCTTTGATTCTGTTGTAGTAGTACTCAACCCGCAAGGCTCCCTTGGAAGCGGCTTTTATGTCACCGACGACATTGTGCTGACAAACTTTCATGTGGTTGAAGGAAGTAACTTTGCTGAGATGAAACTCCATAATAACATGGAAACATTCGGTAAAGTTATGGTTTACGATATGAATCGCGACCTTGCTCTGATAAAAATGCAGACACGTGGAAAACCTGTCACATTCTACACCGGAAAATCTCTTCCTGCCGGAGTTACGCTTGAGGCAATAGGCCATCCTGAAGGTTACCCTTATACTATTACTCGTGGAGTTTTCAGTGCCTATAGAGATCTTAAAGGAATGGGACCTGCTCCGTCAGGACACAAAGTTCGCTACATTCAAACTGATGCCCCTATCAATCATGGTAACTCAGGCGGCCCACTTTTCTATAAAGACAAGCTGGTCGGTGTAAACACATGGGGACTTTCTAAAGATGCAACTGAAGGACTTAACTTCTCAATTCACTATGCCGAAGTCATCGACTTTCTCAAACAGAACGGCGTTATGTATCGCAAATAG